In Halichondria panicea chromosome 5, odHalPani1.1, whole genome shotgun sequence, the genomic stretch TGAGATATCGGCGATCGCAGCATACAGGAGACTTCCAACAAGCGATTGATACAGGGTCTGGTCTACTTCTTCTTTGCTTACTCCATCACTCTTAGCGAGCCTCACATTAGGTGTTGACACGGGGATAAGCACCAAATCTTTTGAGAAGCTTAAGGATGTACTAATACGATCACTATCTTGTACCACGGTGATTCCTAATAGGTAATGCAGGGGACCCATATCCTTCATTTTAAAGCGATCTGCTAGACTTTGTTTCAATTTCTGCATTTGATCTGAATCACTGCTCATTAGGATCAAATCGTCTACATACACCGCAACAACTGTGATACACATGATCGGCTGTACACAGCAAAAACTGATATGTAAAAATGACGTCAAAACAACATACTGTTACCATTAACCAAAAAATCCAACTGAATGTTAATAAATTATGACAATGTGTATGTTCAATGTACATTTCGCTAcctgtcataaaattttaggccccccatgagat encodes the following:
- the LOC135336366 gene encoding uncharacterized protein LOC135336366 — its product is MCITVVAVYVDDLILMSSDSDQMQKLKQSLADRFKMKDMGPLHYLLGITVVQDSDRISTSLSFSKDLVLIPVSTPNVRLAKSDGVSKEEVDQTLYQSLVGSLLYAAIADISQAVGAVSKFCSKLISTQLPKRYDRSKSYLHQVTTEHLEGYADADWAGDLDTRRSTTGNLFTMNGGAVSWTSKAQPVVALSSSEAEY